In one window of Deltaproteobacteria bacterium DNA:
- a CDS encoding DUF11 domain-containing protein — MKRRVGIAAGLLGKNRVFAPDLRPRYRSAHFFPVKAASALVWLLAAFTALSVFAGSALALPAGTVITNTARATYFVNGVETEKFSNTNTIVMVAARTASSIRFLHYAPNTAQSEPVMVRVTFGGSVNAGGPFSALAPPMPAGKTEAIDLSNPIPLCADNPCICHAGEPLFIMVSDQDQNTDPDTAQTVIVTVVSNGDTEVLSLTETGPDTGIFAGYIQSVSTAFSTPGNGFLTVKTDSVITATYNDPVDGSDTASAASLVDPYGAVFDSATGQPVDGATVTLMNADTGHEAAVYGDDGVSTFPATVVSGGSVRDSSGRAYDFPSGGYRYPFVPPGRYSLIVTPPEGYTAPSVVSAENLQKLSGAPFAIVNGSRGEVFTVSPGPALRLDLPVDPKSGGIFLTKTASEDTASVGDFLSFTLSLSNGGKAALGSAVLSDRLPLGFRYKKGSLKIDGKKAADPGVSKDGRTLYVPLPDLASGAATEIFYVVEVSAGARPGMAYNAAVATGKNAASNKAVAGVLVKDAFFRDAAFIVGRVAKDSCGKDGEARGEGVSGVRVFLEDGSFSVTDKLGLFHFEGVKPGVHVVQMDLASLPKDLEPVPCKGDTSLAGRSFSRFADLARGSLWRADFNLAKKPEPQGEVGVILSGKRGNDSTGWAVCITGRAAHVKNLSVMAVLPEGAQYIPKEGMEEPTVTGNILTWRLGAYSGDWTRSITFLAKLPSPDGSMEVKTLAVFDPPGDAKKVSLPVALSLEKPGDSLTNRASAGVKQPPAVSSEETGGSGESAEQSLDPAWLAGAEPGFEFVLPREGYLPPIPSMKAAIKHGPAEKIELFVNGAPVDRANFEGTFKNQDQTVFLSSWGGVPLIEGDNVLDAVTYDEAGAETGRISRVIHYSSPPVSARFLPEKSVLSADGRNPVVLAFALADKDGYPARLGVVGTFSVDEPYAAWEDAKAADQDPLARTDEKRAVYTVGEGGVALIKIAETSRPGEAVVRFPFSTGEVEARAWILPESREWILVGLAEGTAGWSAVSGNVENLSDSYAKEDFYSDGRLAFFAKGRVKGSWLLTLAYDSGRDGEDDAQAALFGQVDPDEYYTVYGDASVSGQAAPSREKLFIRIERDRFYFLYGDFDTGLSVTELSRYSRKATGAQVRYAGERLEVSAFATRTGQNYAKDEIPGDGTSGLYHLSQTGIVEHSETVSIEVRDRLRSEKTVSTARLSRDSDYTIDYDTGAIWFKEPVNSRDEGMNPVYIVVEYETTGTQRDFSYGGRAAVKGLGGRVEAGVTAVHESSGNLEGDLGGLDLTVAIGRKTTLKAETAATRKDEGEGEASGAASLLEISHKGERLTAEVYAREHGVDFGLGQQSVSEASTRKIGADARYRAGQALDLEGLAYRQTNLETDAVRDVAEAKARYSLGSGAISAGYRLARDEMSDGSETTVQQALLGASANLWADRLRLRLDHEQNMTGESGNADFPTRTILGVDYRLFRSATLFAEQELSTTDDDDTQRTRMGVKSTPWTGGKVETALENRYRESGAMLFAILGLGQSVSPLPGVKLDFSFEQGSTMSGGGAAATAQPASFPSSASTDQEDFTAFSAGAAKSSKLWSTTSRIEYRTSDSEDKWGVSLGFYGEPVEGAGFSAGLKYFDTDRADGNGNSSADLRFGFVWRPEGAKLIILDRLDLIWEDEAGSGQSTENHRIVNNANFNFLLGPKTQMDVKYGAKYVLAGFSGDRYSGFTDFIGISARYDITEKWDVGFSGGILHGWNAGLYEYTIGPSVGTTLMDNVWVSVGYNFAGFEDEDFSSAGFTAQGPYIQCRIKFDQQTAKELVKLFSEF, encoded by the coding sequence GTGAAACGAAGAGTCGGCATAGCGGCGGGGCTGTTGGGGAAAAATCGGGTTTTTGCGCCCGATTTGCGCCCACGCTACCGCTCTGCCCACTTTTTCCCCGTGAAGGCGGCAAGCGCCCTTGTCTGGCTGCTTGCCGCCTTCACAGCCCTTTCCGTTTTCGCGGGAAGCGCCCTTGCCCTGCCCGCCGGAACCGTAATAACCAACACGGCCAGGGCCACCTATTTCGTTAACGGCGTTGAAACGGAAAAATTCTCCAACACCAACACCATAGTGATGGTGGCGGCCCGCACGGCGTCCTCCATCAGGTTTTTGCACTACGCCCCGAACACCGCCCAAAGCGAGCCGGTCATGGTTCGCGTGACCTTCGGCGGGAGCGTCAATGCGGGCGGCCCCTTTTCGGCCCTTGCCCCGCCCATGCCTGCGGGAAAAACCGAGGCCATCGATCTTTCAAATCCCATCCCGCTTTGCGCCGACAACCCTTGCATCTGTCACGCTGGCGAGCCATTGTTCATAATGGTTTCCGACCAGGATCAGAACACCGACCCCGATACCGCCCAGACGGTGATCGTAACCGTGGTTTCAAACGGAGACACCGAGGTCCTGAGCCTTACGGAAACCGGCCCGGACACCGGGATTTTCGCGGGATACATCCAAAGCGTTTCAACGGCTTTCTCCACGCCGGGCAACGGATTCCTGACCGTCAAGACAGACAGCGTAATCACCGCCACCTACAACGACCCGGTTGACGGAAGCGACACCGCCTCTGCTGCAAGCCTTGTGGACCCCTACGGCGCGGTGTTCGATTCGGCCACGGGCCAGCCCGTTGACGGAGCCACGGTTACCCTGATGAACGCCGACACCGGCCACGAGGCGGCAGTTTACGGCGACGACGGGGTTTCCACCTTCCCGGCCACCGTGGTTTCCGGCGGGTCGGTCAGGGATTCGTCAGGCCGGGCTTATGATTTCCCGTCAGGCGGTTACCGTTACCCCTTTGTCCCGCCCGGACGCTACAGCCTTATCGTGACCCCGCCCGAAGGTTATACGGCCCCAAGCGTGGTGTCCGCCGAAAACCTGCAAAAACTCTCCGGCGCGCCCTTTGCCATAGTGAACGGCTCAAGGGGCGAGGTCTTCACTGTGAGCCCCGGCCCGGCCCTGCGCCTGGACCTTCCGGTGGACCCCAAGTCCGGAGGAATTTTCCTCACCAAGACGGCAAGCGAGGACACGGCCTCGGTGGGCGATTTCCTGTCCTTCACCTTAAGCCTTTCAAACGGCGGCAAGGCTGCCCTGGGTTCAGCCGTTCTTTCCGACAGGCTTCCCCTGGGTTTCCGGTACAAAAAGGGCAGCCTTAAAATCGACGGCAAGAAGGCCGCAGACCCTGGGGTGTCCAAGGATGGCCGCACCCTCTACGTTCCCCTTCCCGATCTGGCTTCGGGGGCCGCCACGGAAATCTTCTACGTGGTGGAGGTCTCGGCAGGGGCCAGGCCCGGAATGGCCTACAACGCAGCCGTCGCCACCGGCAAAAACGCGGCATCGAACAAGGCCGTGGCAGGGGTCCTGGTGAAGGACGCCTTTTTCAGGGACGCCGCCTTCATAGTGGGACGGGTGGCGAAGGACTCCTGCGGAAAGGACGGGGAGGCCAGGGGCGAAGGCGTTTCCGGCGTGCGGGTCTTTCTGGAGGACGGCTCCTTTTCGGTGACAGATAAACTTGGCCTCTTCCATTTCGAGGGCGTGAAACCCGGCGTCCACGTGGTCCAGATGGACCTTGCAAGCCTTCCCAAAGACCTGGAACCGGTGCCCTGCAAGGGCGATACAAGCCTTGCTGGCCGATCATTTTCCCGGTTCGCGGACTTGGCCAGAGGCTCCCTCTGGCGGGCGGATTTCAACCTCGCCAAAAAACCGGAGCCCCAGGGAGAAGTGGGCGTCATACTCTCCGGCAAGCGCGGCAACGATTCCACGGGCTGGGCCGTCTGCATCACAGGCAGGGCCGCCCACGTAAAGAACCTCTCGGTTATGGCCGTGCTGCCCGAAGGGGCGCAATACATACCGAAAGAAGGCATGGAAGAGCCCACGGTGACGGGCAACATCTTGACGTGGCGGCTTGGGGCGTATTCCGGGGACTGGACCCGCTCGATAACCTTCCTGGCCAAGCTCCCCTCGCCGGACGGCTCGATGGAGGTCAAGACCCTGGCTGTTTTCGACCCACCCGGAGACGCCAAAAAGGTAAGCCTGCCGGTGGCGCTTTCGCTGGAAAAACCCGGCGACTCACTCACCAACAGGGCCTCGGCGGGTGTGAAACAGCCTCCCGCCGTGTCTTCGGAAGAAACCGGGGGCTCCGGGGAATCCGCAGAGCAATCCCTTGACCCAGCGTGGCTGGCGGGGGCGGAACCGGGTTTCGAGTTCGTGCTGCCCCGCGAGGGATATCTTCCGCCCATTCCCAGCATGAAGGCGGCCATCAAGCACGGACCGGCTGAAAAGATCGAGCTTTTCGTGAACGGCGCTCCTGTTGACAGGGCCAACTTCGAGGGCACTTTCAAGAACCAGGACCAGACCGTCTTTTTAAGCTCCTGGGGCGGCGTGCCCCTCATCGAGGGTGACAACGTCCTTGATGCGGTGACCTACGACGAAGCGGGCGCGGAAACTGGCCGCATCAGCCGGGTTATCCATTATTCCAGCCCGCCCGTGTCAGCCCGCTTTCTGCCGGAAAAAAGCGTTCTTTCAGCCGACGGGCGCAACCCGGTGGTCCTTGCCTTCGCCCTTGCGGACAAGGACGGCTACCCGGCCCGCCTTGGCGTGGTGGGAACCTTTTCCGTGGATGAGCCTTACGCCGCCTGGGAGGACGCCAAGGCCGCCGACCAGGACCCCCTTGCCCGCACCGACGAAAAGCGCGCCGTCTACACCGTGGGCGAGGGCGGAGTGGCCCTTATAAAGATTGCCGAAACCTCCAGGCCCGGCGAGGCGGTGGTGCGCTTTCCGTTCTCCACTGGCGAGGTGGAGGCCAGGGCCTGGATTCTTCCCGAATCCCGCGAGTGGATACTGGTGGGCCTTGCGGAGGGCACGGCGGGCTGGAGCGCGGTTTCCGGCAACGTGGAGAACCTTTCGGACAGCTACGCCAAGGAGGATTTCTACAGTGACGGGCGACTGGCCTTCTTCGCAAAAGGCAGGGTAAAGGGAAGCTGGCTCCTTACCCTGGCCTACGATTCGGGCAGGGACGGCGAGGACGACGCCCAAGCCGCCCTTTTCGGCCAGGTCGACCCGGACGAATATTACACCGTTTACGGCGACGCCTCAGTTTCCGGCCAGGCCGCCCCAAGCCGGGAAAAGCTCTTCATCCGCATCGAACGCGACAGGTTCTATTTTCTGTACGGCGATTTCGACACGGGCCTTTCCGTCACCGAGCTTTCCCGCTACTCCAGAAAGGCCACCGGGGCCCAGGTGCGCTACGCGGGCGAGCGGTTGGAGGTTTCGGCCTTCGCCACCCGCACGGGCCAGAATTACGCAAAAGACGAAATTCCGGGCGACGGCACCTCCGGCCTTTATCACCTGTCCCAAACAGGCATCGTGGAGCATTCCGAAACAGTCTCCATTGAAGTGCGCGACAGGCTGCGAAGCGAAAAAACCGTCTCCACCGCCCGCCTTTCACGGGACAGCGACTACACCATCGATTACGACACCGGGGCCATCTGGTTCAAGGAGCCGGTAAACAGCCGCGACGAAGGCATGAACCCGGTCTATATAGTGGTGGAATACGAGACAACCGGTACCCAGAGGGACTTTTCCTACGGCGGCAGGGCGGCGGTGAAGGGCCTGGGGGGCCGGGTGGAGGCGGGCGTCACGGCGGTTCACGAGTCATCGGGAAACCTCGAAGGCGACCTGGGCGGCCTTGACCTCACCGTGGCCATCGGCAGGAAGACCACCCTCAAGGCCGAAACAGCCGCCACTCGCAAGGACGAAGGGGAAGGCGAAGCATCCGGCGCGGCCTCCCTCTTGGAGATCAGCCACAAGGGCGAGCGGCTGACCGCAGAGGTCTACGCGCGCGAGCATGGGGTGGATTTCGGCCTTGGCCAGCAGAGCGTGAGCGAGGCCTCCACCAGAAAAATCGGCGCAGATGCCCGGTACAGGGCGGGCCAGGCGCTCGACCTGGAAGGCTTGGCCTATCGCCAGACGAATCTCGAAACCGACGCCGTGCGCGACGTGGCCGAGGCAAAGGCGCGGTACTCGCTGGGAAGCGGGGCCATATCGGCGGGCTACCGCCTGGCCCGTGACGAAATGTCCGACGGCAGCGAAACCACGGTCCAGCAGGCCCTTTTGGGGGCTTCGGCCAACCTCTGGGCGGACCGGCTGCGGCTGCGGCTCGACCACGAGCAGAACATGACCGGCGAAAGCGGCAACGCGGACTTCCCCACCCGCACCATACTGGGCGTGGATTACAGGCTTTTCCGCTCGGCCACGCTTTTCGCTGAGCAGGAATTGTCAACCACCGACGACGATGACACTCAGCGGACCCGCATGGGGGTAAAAAGCACCCCCTGGACCGGCGGCAAGGTGGAGACCGCCCTGGAAAACAGGTACAGGGAAAGCGGAGCTATGCTTTTCGCCATCCTGGGCCTTGGCCAGAGCGTCAGCCCGCTTCCGGGGGTAAAGCTCGATTTCTCCTTCGAGCAGGGCAGCACCATGAGTGGCGGCGGGGCCGCTGCCACCGCGCAGCCGGCGTCCTTTCCGTCTTCCGCGTCAACGGACCAGGAGGATTTCACGGCATTTTCGGCGGGAGCCGCAAAAAGCTCAAAACTGTGGAGCACCACATCCAGAATCGAGTACCGCACAAGCGATTCCGAAGACAAGTGGGGCGTTAGCCTCGGCTTCTACGGCGAGCCGGTGGAAGGCGCGGGTTTTTCGGCGGGCCTCAAATATTTCGACACCGACCGCGCGGACGGAAACGGCAACAGCAGCGCCGACCTGCGCTTCGGTTTCGTGTGGCGGCCGGAAGGCGCAAAGCTCATCATACTGGATAGGCTGGACCTTATATGGGAGGATGAGGCGGGCTCCGGCCAATCCACCGAAAACCACAGAATCGTGAACAACGCCAATTTCAACTTCCTGCTTGGGCCAAAAACCCAGATGGATGTAAAATACGGCGCGAAATACGTGCTTGCCGGTTTTTCCGGCGACCGCTACAGCGGCTTCACGGATTTTATAGGAATCTCGGCCCGGTACGACATAACGGAAAAGTGGGACGTGGGCTTTTCGGGCGGCATCCTCCACGGCTGGAACGCGGGCCTTTATGAATACACCATTGGCCCCAGCGTGGGAACCACCCTGATGGACAACGTGTGGGTGAGCGTGGGCTACAATTTCGCAGGCTTTGAGGATGAGGACTTCTCCTCAGCCGGGTTCACCGCCCAAGGGCCGTACATCCAGTGCAGGATCAAGTTCGACCAGCAGACGGCCAAGGAGTTGGTGAAGCTGTTTTCGGAATTCTGA
- a CDS encoding transglutaminase domain-containing protein: MNGEVSACLGATDIIRLGGAELEGFVAQAVKGAEGLEEKAKALFLAVRDGIIYDPFVPSFSPENYYPENIIKAGRGYCVMKAVLLCTALRKAGIPARLGFADLRIHTTTKEMREMLGCDIFAWHGFTEVFLDGEWRKATPSFHADLCRKRNISPLVFDAKSHSIFPPLDLSGKSFASYIRYIGSFTDLPLDLIMKGWRKVYTDERVDMWMDVFRAGANPPSP, translated from the coding sequence ATGAACGGCGAGGTGTCGGCCTGCCTTGGCGCCACGGACATAATCCGGCTTGGCGGTGCGGAGCTTGAGGGTTTCGTGGCGCAGGCGGTGAAGGGCGCGGAAGGATTGGAGGAAAAGGCCAAGGCCCTTTTTCTGGCGGTTCGGGACGGCATCATCTACGACCCCTTCGTGCCCTCGTTTTCGCCGGAAAACTACTACCCCGAAAACATCATTAAGGCCGGACGCGGCTACTGCGTAATGAAGGCCGTCCTTTTGTGCACGGCCCTGCGAAAAGCTGGGATTCCGGCGCGGCTTGGGTTCGCCGACCTTCGCATCCACACCACCACAAAGGAAATGCGGGAAATGCTGGGCTGCGACATCTTCGCTTGGCACGGATTCACCGAGGTTTTCCTTGACGGCGAATGGCGGAAGGCCACGCCCTCGTTCCACGCCGATCTTTGCAGGAAAAGAAACATCTCCCCCCTTGTTTTCGACGCGAAATCACACTCAATTTTCCCGCCCCTCGACCTTTCGGGAAAGTCCTTCGCAAGCTACATCCGCTATATAGGCTCGTTCACGGACCTGCCCCTCGACCTTATAATGAAAGGCTGGCGGAAGGTTTACACGGATGAAAGAGTCGATATGTGGATGGATGTTTTCAGGGCGGGCGCTAATCCACCCTCACCATGA
- a CDS encoding DUF11 domain-containing protein, giving the protein MALKQGKNKARAFGLIPGLLVMAALCLALFPGKAHAAWVLQGNALMNGSVVELTQPAGDLTGAAWFDSQIDLARDFDVTYTMRFSSGANDGGADGITFMLHRDSRGSSAVGDSLDGGQWVGEHSIRPGIGIEMDTYQNTVQGDPAADHIGVNEFIATGTPYAPNHNGAAAVNARADGANIEDGATHSFRVVWTASTRTMLIYFDGSLRITYNRDFITNLLGGNTVVWWGFVASTGGMVNLQSMLPSTPTVSVVKPVSPTSIPATGNVTYEIRITNNGTSTIWVSQVTDTMPAGFTYVNGSTTGITTANPGISGQVLTWNMNGYSVQPGTTQSLFFQNTAPVTAGNYCNTFTVSGPNFPMQSGSCQTQLTVRPIADLSIEKNHVDYFTVGNTESYEIVVTNNGPHDAAAPVVTDTIPTGLTYQSSTGSGWTVNTSALPTVTWTWSGPATAGATLPPITVSVLVGATAVPSVTNTASAASTTDDLVPANNSDSDPTTVIGAGSGNKPLYLAAGNALSRAPNTTAPGATTLTKGGGTASWTLPATTGSLTLTAGTIPVYLYLSSNAAANRTMTVTLRTTGGTVLNIGTLGPTSYALTTTPTVRAFNFTLGSNQTLAPGTQFVLTVTNNTTGTGTRNVIVTPNTGLTGSRVALTASNVITISAIGAYNAAYSGGTTPGWFSPGSTVYVRATAADPFGSSDITGAYVDIVDANNNTRVSNASMTIVATNAAAGTRTYEYAYVLPASPEGTWTARVRTWEGFEGTVNDVEIVTFDMGLPHLVVAKTSYVASDPTGGANPKAIPGALVAYTITVTNTGYGGADTGTVSITDPIPANTGLYVDDIGGSPSGPVSFTGPGSGLALSFSGLSSDTDDLDFQGPGGWGYHPSIDPASGCDDNVTGLLINPKGVFNPSSSFQVRFMVRVD; this is encoded by the coding sequence ATGGCGCTGAAACAGGGTAAAAACAAGGCGCGGGCTTTCGGGCTGATTCCGGGCCTTTTGGTCATGGCCGCGCTCTGCCTTGCCCTTTTTCCAGGAAAGGCCCACGCAGCCTGGGTCTTGCAGGGCAACGCCCTTATGAACGGCTCTGTGGTGGAACTCACCCAACCGGCGGGAGATCTGACCGGCGCGGCCTGGTTCGATTCCCAGATCGACCTGGCCAGGGATTTCGACGTAACCTACACGATGAGGTTTTCCTCAGGCGCAAACGATGGGGGGGCGGACGGCATCACCTTCATGCTGCACCGGGACTCGCGGGGATCGAGCGCCGTGGGTGATTCTCTCGACGGCGGCCAGTGGGTGGGCGAGCACAGCATCCGCCCGGGCATCGGCATCGAGATGGACACCTACCAAAACACCGTCCAGGGCGACCCAGCCGCCGACCATATAGGCGTGAACGAGTTCATCGCAACCGGGACGCCCTACGCGCCCAACCATAACGGGGCCGCTGCGGTAAACGCCCGCGCGGACGGGGCAAACATCGAGGACGGGGCCACTCATTCCTTTCGCGTGGTATGGACAGCGTCCACGCGCACCATGCTGATCTATTTCGACGGGTCGCTCAGAATCACATACAACCGCGACTTCATCACCAACCTCTTGGGCGGCAACACCGTTGTGTGGTGGGGGTTCGTGGCTTCCACCGGCGGCATGGTCAACCTTCAGTCCATGCTGCCGTCCACGCCGACGGTATCGGTTGTTAAACCCGTTTCGCCCACAAGCATTCCCGCCACGGGTAACGTAACCTATGAAATTCGGATCACCAACAACGGCACTTCCACAATCTGGGTCAGCCAGGTTACGGACACGATGCCCGCAGGCTTTACCTACGTAAACGGCTCCACCACCGGGATCACAACCGCCAATCCGGGGATTTCCGGCCAGGTGCTTACCTGGAACATGAACGGTTACTCGGTCCAGCCGGGTACGACCCAGTCCCTTTTTTTTCAAAATACCGCGCCGGTAACTGCCGGAAATTATTGTAATACATTTACAGTCTCAGGCCCCAATTTCCCCATGCAGTCAGGGTCGTGCCAAACCCAGCTCACCGTGCGGCCAATAGCGGACCTTTCCATCGAAAAAAACCACGTGGACTACTTCACGGTTGGAAACACGGAATCCTACGAAATCGTTGTGACCAACAACGGCCCCCACGACGCGGCGGCCCCTGTGGTGACGGACACCATCCCAACCGGGCTCACTTACCAGTCGAGCACCGGTTCCGGCTGGACCGTGAACACCTCGGCCCTGCCCACCGTAACCTGGACCTGGTCCGGCCCGGCCACGGCGGGGGCCACCCTGCCACCCATAACGGTGAGCGTGCTTGTGGGCGCGACGGCGGTTCCGTCCGTCACCAACACGGCTTCCGCAGCCTCAACCACCGATGATCTTGTTCCGGCAAACAATTCCGACTCCGACCCCACAACGGTCATAGGCGCGGGCTCAGGCAACAAGCCCCTTTATCTCGCGGCGGGAAACGCCCTTTCACGCGCTCCCAACACCACCGCTCCCGGAGCCACCACCCTCACCAAGGGGGGTGGCACGGCGAGCTGGACACTTCCGGCAACCACCGGAAGCCTGACCCTTACTGCGGGAACCATCCCGGTCTATCTTTACCTTTCGAGCAACGCCGCCGCCAACAGGACCATGACCGTGACCCTCCGCACAACGGGCGGAACGGTTCTGAACATAGGGACCCTTGGGCCGACCTCCTACGCCCTCACCACCACGCCAACCGTAAGGGCGTTCAACTTCACCCTGGGATCGAACCAGACCCTTGCGCCCGGCACCCAGTTCGTGCTCACGGTCACCAACAACACCACCGGGACCGGCACCAGAAACGTCATAGTCACCCCCAACACAGGGCTCACCGGCTCACGGGTGGCGCTCACTGCGTCCAACGTCATAACAATTTCCGCCATCGGCGCTTACAATGCGGCGTATTCGGGTGGAACGACTCCCGGCTGGTTTTCGCCCGGTTCCACGGTTTACGTGAGGGCCACGGCCGCCGACCCATTCGGATCGTCCGACATCACAGGTGCCTACGTCGATATCGTCGATGCCAACAACAACACCCGCGTATCGAACGCATCGATGACCATCGTTGCGACGAATGCGGCTGCCGGAACCAGGACCTACGAGTACGCCTACGTTCTGCCAGCCTCGCCCGAAGGGACATGGACCGCGAGGGTCAGAACCTGGGAGGGCTTTGAAGGCACTGTGAACGACGTTGAAATCGTAACCTTCGACATGGGCCTGCCGCATCTTGTTGTGGCCAAGACGTCCTACGTCGCCAGCGACCCCACGGGAGGGGCCAACCCCAAGGCCATCCCCGGCGCTCTTGTGGCCTACACCATCACCGTCACCAACACGGGCTACGGAGGCGCGGACACAGGCACCGTTTCGATAACCGACCCCATCCCCGCCAACACCGGCCTCTACGTTGACGACATCGGCGGCTCCCCTTCGGGACCGGTGAGCTTCACCGGTCCCGGCAGCGGGCTTGCCCTCTCCTTTTCGGGGCTTTCAAGCGACACGGACGACCTGGACTTCCAGGGGCCGGGCGGATGGGGCTACCATCCTTCCATTGACCCGGCAAGCGGCTGCGACGACAACGTCACCGGGCTGTTAATAAACCCCAAGGGCGTGTTCAATCCGTCGTCCAGCTTCCAGGTCCGGTTCATGGTGAGGGTGGATTAG
- a CDS encoding RluA family pseudouridine synthase, with the protein MPDNAAQIFTVTQELDGLRLDAAMAAACPEISRSTALRLIGEGLVRIDGQAAGKPSRKMIGGETVEFFVPPPVPSEVMPEDIALEVLYEDSHIIVIAKPAGMVVHPAPGHSGGTLVNALLHHCTDLSGIGGTARPGIVHRLDMDTSGVLVAAKTDAAHLSLASQFALRQTKKIYLALVTGIPGEKRGVVNFPVGRHPVDRKKMAITSVRGRAAESRWEVLERFENAALLAVDIKTGRTHQIRVHMASIHHPVLGDPIYGPGAKTSTGAKIKVSGSRKTQEPGKPTPSRQMLHAWKLSLTHPITGEAMNFIAPMPKDMEDMLAALREPVESQKEGVTR; encoded by the coding sequence ATGCCCGACAATGCCGCTCAAATCTTCACCGTTACGCAGGAGCTTGACGGCCTGCGCCTGGACGCGGCCATGGCCGCAGCCTGCCCGGAAATTTCCCGAAGCACGGCCCTCCGCCTCATAGGGGAGGGGCTGGTCAGGATTGATGGCCAAGCCGCCGGAAAGCCCTCCCGAAAAATGATCGGGGGCGAAACCGTCGAATTTTTCGTCCCCCCGCCTGTCCCGTCGGAAGTCATGCCCGAAGATATAGCCTTGGAGGTTCTGTACGAGGATTCCCACATAATCGTGATCGCAAAGCCAGCGGGGATGGTGGTGCATCCGGCTCCCGGACATTCAGGGGGCACCCTCGTAAACGCGCTTCTCCACCACTGCACGGACCTTTCGGGAATAGGCGGAACGGCCCGGCCCGGCATAGTCCACCGCCTGGACATGGACACTTCGGGGGTTCTGGTGGCGGCCAAAACCGACGCGGCCCACCTGTCCCTCGCCAGCCAGTTCGCCTTGCGGCAGACTAAAAAGATTTACCTTGCCCTGGTTACGGGGATACCGGGGGAAAAACGGGGCGTGGTGAATTTCCCCGTGGGGCGGCACCCGGTCGACCGCAAAAAAATGGCCATAACGTCCGTTCGCGGGCGGGCGGCGGAGAGCCGCTGGGAGGTGCTGGAGCGGTTTGAAAACGCGGCGCTGCTTGCGGTGGACATAAAGACCGGGCGCACCCACCAGATACGGGTCCACATGGCCTCCATCCATCATCCCGTCCTGGGCGACCCGATATACGGGCCGGGGGCCAAGACTTCGACAGGAGCCAAAATCAAGGTTTCGGGCAGCCGGAAAACCCAGGAGCCGGGAAAGCCGACTCCCTCCCGGCAAATGCTCCACGCCTGGAAACTTTCCCTCACCCACCCCATTACGGGCGAGGCCATGAACTTTATCGCCCCCATGCCCAAGGACATGGAAGATATGCTGGCCGCCTTGCGCGAGCCCGTTGAAAGTCAAAAGGAAGGGGTGACCCGATGA
- a CDS encoding DUF11 domain-containing protein produces MQTRKLMAMATAIFLIAVFATSAYAVGTPSGTSVANRATVNYAVGGIGQTAIESSPTGNATAGAGNGTNTTFLVDTKLNLTVAATDVAAVQVTPGSVNQVLTYTVTNTGNATQDVLLSTLDAAGHEPFALTDNFNAGNVRIFAESGATPGFQAAQDTATYIDELVSTGASSTRTVYVVSDISLARVNDDVSAIDLVAQVAVGGGVGVQGAAIATDDATNPDVPGTVQTVFADADGPNDNLHDGIHSAPDAYQVVTALLTITKTSAVVWDPINLAANPKAIPGARVEYTVSIANTGAASATNVVVSDSLATEIGNGTLAFYTDGYGAAQGIEVTAPNLYGGAATALTNAGSDDEGDFGVTTANTVTVTGITVASGQTATVTFMVEVQ; encoded by the coding sequence ATGCAGACAAGAAAATTGATGGCTATGGCAACGGCCATATTTCTCATCGCCGTCTTCGCAACCAGCGCTTACGCCGTGGGCACCCCTTCGGGAACCAGCGTGGCGAACCGGGCAACCGTAAATTACGCGGTGGGAGGCATAGGCCAGACCGCCATCGAAAGCTCGCCAACGGGCAACGCCACCGCAGGCGCGGGCAACGGAACCAACACAACCTTTCTGGTGGACACCAAGCTAAACCTCACCGTGGCAGCAACGGACGTGGCCGCAGTGCAGGTCACCCCCGGCTCGGTCAACCAGGTGCTCACCTACACGGTCACCAACACAGGTAACGCCACCCAGGACGTTCTTCTCTCCACCCTGGACGCCGCCGGCCACGAACCCTTCGCCCTTACGGATAACTTCAACGCTGGCAACGTGAGAATCTTCGCTGAAAGCGGGGCCACCCCCGGTTTCCAGGCTGCCCAGGACACCGCCACCTACATCGACGAGCTGGTCAGCACCGGCGCTTCCAGCACCCGCACGGTTTACGTGGTGAGCGACATCTCCCTTGCCAGGGTCAACGACGACGTTTCGGCCATTGACCTCGTGGCCCAGGTAGCGGTGGGCGGAGGCGTGGGAGTCCAGGGCGCGGCCATCGCCACCGACGACGCGACCAACCCCGATGTTCCGGGCACCGTGCAGACAGTGTTCGCGGACGCGGACGGCCCCAACGACAATCTCCACGACGGCATCCATTCCGCTCCCGACGCCTACCAGGTCGTGACGGCGCTTCTCACCATCACCAAGACCTCCGCCGTTGTCTGGGACCCCATCAATCTCGCGGCCAATCCCAAGGCCATCCCAGGCGCGCGGGTTGAGTACACCGTGTCCATCGCCAACACCGGCGCAGCCTCGGCCACCAACGTGGTGGTTTCCGACAGCCTGGCGACGGAAATCGGCAACGGAACCCTTGCCTTCTACACCGACGGCTACGGCGCTGCCCAGGGTATAGAGGTCACCGCCCCCAACCTTTACGGTGGAGCCGCAACGGCCCTGACCAACGCTGGAAGCGACGACGAGGGTGATTTCGGAGTGACAACCGCAAACACCGTAACCGTAACCGGCATAACGGTGGCTTCGGGCCAGACCGCCACGGTGACATTCATGGTTGAAGTGCAGTAA